One segment of Ignavibacteria bacterium DNA contains the following:
- a CDS encoding ASCH domain-containing protein — MATRKIPNTDKLPAISVRQPYTSMIMFMLKDIEFRSWNSKYRGPMLIHASNSLPADHIARVEYDIGCSQGNLEMYFKGCYVGIADIIDVIVYNEEDKELELKREFAFLIGNVVPFEDVIPGKGAANLFYPTDEDWKKLKPTVDKALATLKKMNEENAEV; from the coding sequence ATGGCAACGCGTAAGATCCCAAACACCGACAAGCTACCTGCGATCAGCGTGCGGCAGCCATATACGAGCATGATCATGTTTATGCTGAAGGATATTGAGTTTCGGAGCTGGAACTCAAAGTATCGTGGACCAATGTTGATCCACGCCTCAAACTCATTGCCGGCCGATCACATTGCCCGTGTAGAATATGATATCGGCTGTTCGCAAGGAAATCTTGAAATGTACTTCAAGGGGTGCTACGTGGGAATCGCAGATATCATTGATGTTATTGTCTATAATGAAGAAGACAAAGAGCTGGAGCTGAAACGGGAGTTTGCATTTCTCATCGGCAACGTTGTGCCCTTCGAGGATGTGATACCAGGAAAGGGCGCTGCCAATCTCTTCTACCCAACGGATGAAGACTGGAAGAAGCTCAAGCCAACCGTTGATAAGGCGCTCGCCACGCTTAAGAAGATGAACGAAGAGAATGCCGAGGTCTAA
- a CDS encoding methionine adenosyltransferase — protein sequence MNTQQQSPLQQQGEYLWSSEYVSAGHPDKLADQLSDAVLDHYLALDPDARVACETMVKGDTVYVAGEITSTAHVSEDELRSLLRTTICGVGYNSNDVHFNGNTCSILFNISQQAPEINTAVGQGALVTAGDQGIMFGYATRDTPTRMPLAIYLAKLFIEEAYGGMGVRYALQPDMKSQVSLLYSGGVATSVQAVVLSMCHLPSLTLHGVREMFSDAILPRVLAAMPHNIAQMFSAKTVYHINPAGSWNVGGPVSDCGLTGRKIVVDQYGADCPIGGGAFSGKDPSKVDRSAAYMARWLALRALSQQPSAQSIQVQLAYAIGQAEPVSYRVYDPTTGIEYGLPDVSAALLTPGAIIDTLHLRAPIYGATARRGHFGIAAYEKRGYRHYSWESE from the coding sequence ATGAACACACAACAACAAAGCCCCCTACAACAACAGGGCGAATATCTTTGGTCGAGTGAATATGTCTCTGCCGGCCATCCCGACAAACTCGCAGACCAACTATCCGATGCCGTGTTGGATCATTACCTCGCGTTGGATCCCGATGCACGCGTGGCCTGCGAAACCATGGTAAAAGGCGATACCGTCTATGTGGCCGGCGAGATCACGTCCACAGCCCATGTATCGGAAGACGAGTTACGCTCACTCCTGCGGACTACGATCTGCGGTGTGGGCTACAATTCCAACGACGTGCACTTCAATGGCAATACGTGCTCCATTCTCTTCAACATTTCGCAGCAGGCACCCGAGATCAATACGGCTGTTGGGCAGGGGGCTCTTGTTACAGCTGGTGACCAAGGCATCATGTTTGGATATGCAACGCGCGACACACCAACGCGCATGCCCCTTGCCATCTATCTGGCAAAACTGTTCATCGAAGAGGCATACGGTGGTATGGGCGTGCGGTATGCGTTGCAGCCCGATATGAAGAGTCAGGTATCGCTGTTGTACTCCGGTGGCGTGGCAACATCCGTGCAGGCGGTTGTGCTATCGATGTGTCATCTTCCTTCGTTGACGTTGCACGGTGTGCGCGAGATGTTCTCCGACGCCATCTTGCCGCGTGTGCTGGCTGCGATGCCGCACAACATTGCGCAGATGTTTTCAGCCAAGACCGTCTACCACATCAACCCTGCGGGCTCGTGGAATGTGGGTGGTCCGGTATCAGACTGCGGACTTACCGGTCGCAAGATCGTGGTGGACCAGTACGGTGCCGACTGTCCGATCGGCGGCGGTGCCTTTTCCGGCAAGGACCCCAGCAAGGTAGATCGTAGCGCCGCATACATGGCTCGGTGGCTTGCGCTGCGAGCGTTGTCGCAACAGCCATCAGCGCAGAGCATCCAGGTGCAGCTCGCCTATGCCATAGGTCAGGCCGAACCCGTCTCCTACCGTGTCTACGACCCCACTACCGGCATCGAATACGGCTTGCCCGATGTATCGGCAGCGCTATTAACGCCCGGTGCCATCATCGATACGCTGCACCTGCGTGCGCCGATCTATGGTGCCACTGCACGTCGTGGACACTTTGGCATTGCTGCGTACGAGAAGCGTGGATATCGGCATTATTCATGGGAATCGGAATAG
- a CDS encoding exo-alpha-sialidase — MNRSILALCCCLVLAAPQSIAQQPEWLFQIPKYGRLKGGTGYMSVDRTRSTVLFDGGAYDTYATSDGGQTWRTIFDIKMFFIDVATEWTIDWSGKWYFVGNVYMKIPVNLVSEDGGNTIRYLVKDTSDIGLNGRYELRAKYIQPSTVIFDIMNSSHPFDGANISCDAGDTWKNVKWPSIVYNSMTLAPTRPGYFGMVDSEGMTIEVDACTGEQTSTRIDSKSQWVQLRNGTVIQIGDRGGVSIGPRSTLAFRTDTAYNAPGDTVSRKIVCQYVGLVNDSLAIVVGRYGEVWTVGHDAVLKAHYLPKRYTAYQQVTAVGSLGDRLLVKTYIPEGNAATGTVYTMINTVTGATTIHERPASVEYFSFIASLDRYQIVPVSDSVWYGGFQSGELLMTTNAGSTWKLVSNINPDPQWGEGYISVSRLYPRGDGSMALLSEHGRVMLNEPGMNSWDIVVSGPFLHKIKLSSNTTQQITRGSLLFGPDAYRQYRHRYGPSQLYFAHPDTMWVTGDVVTRYASNGSFIDTVLPRKSRFIKQLSPRIIVSAMDSVYFSFNQGKEWVYVSNTMPVLVQGNDTTRAAIGDMIVANDGAIIAGLRGMRIYDLDSGNQHVPRDTTPGGLVISTNDGNTWERIPSAIDTSLYISSLYKTPTGTLLCLAAEVNIDPWYIEDFSGEYRRRTSLSLNWDNRDYQLDQSYIYRSTDNGRTWTRVFIFPDRQALGDTEIRFIEMPDGRVMALHPDFGVAISADDGKRWAVGDPLNIGNPEINDIVFTSDGYAHLATSEGYARMRTNDIVSVRDGHGRPTDSDLTVSLSRDGRLNVSSTRDISALNVYGIDGCLITQTRGVAPQLTADLSSAPTGAYAIEALIDGVPVRRMVAWVR, encoded by the coding sequence ATGAACAGATCAATTCTGGCGCTTTGTTGCTGCCTTGTGCTCGCAGCGCCACAAAGTATTGCGCAACAGCCAGAGTGGCTTTTTCAGATACCAAAGTACGGTCGTCTGAAAGGGGGCACTGGGTACATGAGTGTTGATCGTACACGATCGACAGTCCTCTTCGACGGTGGTGCGTACGATACGTATGCTACGTCGGATGGTGGCCAAACATGGCGGACGATCTTCGACATTAAGATGTTCTTCATCGATGTAGCAACAGAGTGGACCATTGACTGGTCGGGCAAGTGGTACTTCGTTGGCAACGTCTACATGAAGATTCCCGTTAATCTGGTGTCGGAAGATGGCGGTAATACGATTCGGTACCTCGTCAAGGACACGAGTGATATTGGTCTCAACGGTCGCTATGAACTTCGAGCCAAGTACATCCAACCTAGCACCGTCATCTTTGATATCATGAATAGTAGCCACCCATTTGATGGCGCAAACATTTCCTGCGACGCTGGTGATACATGGAAAAACGTAAAGTGGCCATCAATTGTCTATAACTCGATGACGCTTGCGCCTACACGTCCGGGTTACTTCGGCATGGTGGACAGTGAGGGGATGACCATCGAGGTTGATGCTTGTACTGGCGAACAAACATCGACGCGGATCGACAGTAAATCTCAATGGGTGCAACTGCGGAACGGTACTGTGATTCAGATCGGCGATCGCGGTGGTGTATCGATCGGACCTCGCAGCACGCTTGCGTTTCGTACCGATACAGCATACAATGCGCCAGGTGATACGGTCTCTCGCAAGATCGTCTGTCAATACGTTGGTCTTGTCAACGACTCACTCGCGATTGTTGTTGGTCGATACGGTGAAGTATGGACGGTCGGACATGATGCTGTACTCAAGGCGCATTACCTGCCGAAACGCTACACAGCGTATCAGCAGGTTACGGCTGTTGGTTCGCTCGGCGATCGACTACTCGTGAAGACCTATATCCCCGAGGGCAATGCTGCTACGGGCACTGTCTATACAATGATCAACACTGTAACCGGAGCGACCACCATCCATGAGCGTCCCGCCAGTGTGGAATATTTCTCATTTATCGCTTCTCTTGATCGGTACCAGATTGTACCTGTGAGTGATAGTGTATGGTACGGCGGGTTTCAATCCGGCGAGCTGCTCATGACCACCAATGCTGGCAGCACATGGAAGCTCGTGTCGAATATTAATCCCGATCCGCAATGGGGTGAGGGCTACATAAGTGTATCGCGCCTCTATCCGCGAGGCGATGGATCGATGGCATTGTTGAGTGAACACGGACGTGTAATGCTGAATGAGCCCGGCATGAACTCGTGGGACATTGTTGTGTCGGGTCCGTTCCTGCACAAGATCAAGCTTTCATCAAATACAACGCAACAGATCACACGAGGGTCACTCCTGTTCGGACCAGACGCCTATCGTCAGTATCGACATCGCTACGGTCCATCACAACTCTACTTTGCCCATCCCGATACAATGTGGGTCACCGGTGACGTGGTGACGCGATACGCATCGAATGGCTCGTTTATCGATACGGTGCTCCCTCGCAAGTCGCGTTTCATCAAGCAGCTGTCGCCTAGGATCATTGTATCAGCCATGGATTCTGTGTACTTCTCGTTCAATCAGGGCAAGGAGTGGGTTTACGTAAGCAACACGATGCCCGTGCTCGTACAGGGGAACGATACTACACGCGCAGCTATTGGTGACATGATTGTAGCTAATGACGGGGCCATCATCGCCGGGTTGCGCGGAATGCGCATCTATGATCTCGACAGTGGTAACCAACACGTTCCCCGAGATACCACACCGGGTGGACTCGTCATCAGTACGAACGATGGCAATACGTGGGAGCGCATTCCAAGCGCCATCGACACATCGCTGTACATCTCGTCGCTGTACAAGACTCCTACGGGCACATTACTCTGTCTTGCTGCCGAAGTCAACATCGATCCGTGGTACATCGAAGATTTCAGTGGTGAGTACCGCCGTCGTACAAGCCTTTCTCTCAACTGGGATAACCGAGATTATCAACTCGACCAATCATACATCTACCGATCGACCGATAATGGTCGCACGTGGACTCGAGTCTTCATCTTTCCCGACCGTCAGGCCTTGGGTGACACAGAGATCCGCTTTATCGAAATGCCCGACGGACGTGTGATGGCACTCCATCCCGACTTCGGTGTTGCGATCAGCGCAGATGACGGCAAGCGATGGGCAGTAGGCGATCCACTCAACATTGGCAATCCCGAGATCAACGACATCGTGTTCACATCTGATGGCTATGCACACCTTGCTACGTCTGAAGGCTATGCACGCATGCGCACGAACGACATCGTCAGCGTCCGCGACGGTCACGGCCGTCCGACGGATTCCGATCTTACTGTGTCGCTCTCGCGTGATGGTCGGTTGAACGTCTCATCGACGCGCGACATTTCGGCGCTGAACGTGTACGGGATCGATGGCTGCTTGATCACACAAACGCGGGGTGTTGCGCCGCAGCTCACTGCTGATCTCTCCTCGGCACCAACCGGAGCCTACGCCATTGAAGCACTGATCGATGGAGTGCCCGTACGCCGTATGGTGGCGTGGGTGAGGTGA